A window of Phragmites australis chromosome 2, lpPhrAust1.1, whole genome shotgun sequence genomic DNA:
GATCTGCGTtactgagattttttttttaaatgcatAGGAGAATAAAGCAGGTGCATTTTGCACTGACGTTCACAATATCCACGCTCAATTCCGTCAACTCATTCGGTTTCGGCCGTCAGGCCCCAACACAGTTTGCGTGCGCGCGCACGCCAAATACTCCGGCCCCACCCTGCTGAAGCCAAAGCCGCGAAACAAGGAGACAACTCCAACCACTTCGTCTCCGCTTGCTCCGGGCTCCGACCATGTCGCGCTtcctccgccgcgccgccctcgCCTCCGCAGCGGCTGGGGGCCTGTCCTCGGCAGTATCATGGAATTTCTCCTTCCCCTTCGCCCCTCTCCGTCTCTCGGCTTTCCCCTCCTCTTCTCCGTCGGCTCACGACCCCAACGCCGCAaccggccacatcgccctcgtcCGCGCGCACCCTGGCCTCCGCGAGCTCAACGCGATGCTCAGCCCGGCCGCCTTCCTCGTCGACGCCACCCAGGCGCTCCTCGCAGGCGCGCTCCGCTGCGCGCCCATCTACCCGGGGACGCTCCGCCAGGCCCGCGACTTCCTCACCGCACAGATCCTATCCGCGGAGTCGGAGGGCGACGCCGCAGCGCAGCAGGCGGCGTCGGCCCGGATCAACATAGCCCTCCTCGACGCGCGCGACGGCCGCCTCGAGGACGCGCTCGACGCCCTCGCGCGCCTCGCCGCGGAGCGCCCCGGCGACACCGCCCCTCGCCTCTACGCCGCTGCGCTCAGCCACGTGCTCGGCCGGCGCGAGGAGGGGGCCCGATGGCTCAGCGACGCCGTGCCCGACCTCTCCCGTCTCGAGGACAAGATGCCGTTCGTCGAGGCCGTTCTTGTTGCCACGCTCGGTTGCGCACCACGCGCCGTGGCGGGCTCCGAGGAGCTGGTCTTGGCCACGACGCTCGGGCTGGTCGAGATGTCGATGTGGTCCGCGTTCAAGGACGGCGACCTGCCGGAGAGGCTCCAGGTGTTGGCGTTGATGACATTCTTGCGGGGCGTCGTGGCGAGAAAGTTACACAATGATGATGCACCAGCACCACTGGAGGGATCTCAGGGCGCCACGCCACCCCAAGCTACATAGCTAGGTGAGATGAAT
This region includes:
- the LOC133909940 gene encoding uncharacterized protein LOC133909940; this translates as MSRFLRRAALASAAAGGLSSAVSWNFSFPFAPLRLSAFPSSSPSAHDPNAATGHIALVRAHPGLRELNAMLSPAAFLVDATQALLAGALRCAPIYPGTLRQARDFLTAQILSAESEGDAAAQQAASARINIALLDARDGRLEDALDALARLAAERPGDTAPRLYAAALSHVLGRREEGARWLSDAVPDLSRLEDKMPFVEAVLVATLGCAPRAVAGSEELVLATTLGLVEMSMWSAFKDGDLPERLQVLALMTFLRGVVARKLHNDDAPAPLEGSQGATPPQAT